A stretch of Aythya fuligula isolate bAytFul2 chromosome 1, bAytFul2.pri, whole genome shotgun sequence DNA encodes these proteins:
- the FANCB gene encoding Fanconi anemia group B protein: MAAGSPGGGGGAHALPYGGQVLVLWLAEAELELRLRRTALGGGRFGGGSSGAFGLRGRRCDAAIVCCGCAAHAATGVVLPCVLLRRRKGSEAVEYLLLAVHGSNRFELCCRFELDYELKEDVRLLGGPAVLWRHADRLFYISPGTSTVLSPPVQLSSVVWAGEIEGEGTVVLGVRTARLQEGEAEDGLSASDRAIWGTEFFGYAIEAQKMLASTCFMPHAYSRVVSSAYVCKSEMLKKQLRTSVVAVTHKNQLIWFQDGHPKGVCELPYEKPWSIKTAVTSGNHLLFIVSFASGNVCVVRSENLQVASKWQKVKSVLVDDFVGCGTDQLLLLFKDDSSTDLLSTFKITDLGKVNYESGINYKDDVPAAEGLQENGLLTIQALEKRLQAGLSSVRELQQHLGLKKRVLIESCRALIDLVEERSHILPTAKKEGLVSLWDDVENPPHSLSKEASSTSKVPDHFVEKLWQRVVGESLVVGVKLTESFSLSLSDVSLSLVVDQDFSSISPIIECRNKIIKLNKAFSALSVSSCQIEPPPKKMKLDLHSKNDLKKQVHKKCSKINLEGAKTVTAVTSLSPLLAFHCVCCVVLLHAKKQKHQNDGLQKSKKITLLCGKVLLSLEDISDGKYSVKMLRDNSYCTGSMEDILAVLAASMRFSFQIQSSDFTLTSVNSWLLGEMECTPFKECHDYMFCHKTGNVYSTVFNWTLKSPFEGVLTLFCRSLTVLFQCLHSLTKVLPPSCDVKLLKSGSKDVLTEQLALALEKEMLTSRTSLSSKESKAENSLTRQNEPGKKISDAPVASLLDSEDKVQQFRMKLQNEREESVLNMNQTMNGALYQEMALKLAEAQLSSDMIVWRLNKS, translated from the exons ATGGCCGCGGGGTCCccgggcggtggcggcggggcgcACGCCCTGCCCTACGGCGGgcaggtgctggtgctgtggctGGCGGAGGCGGAGCTGGAGCTGCGGCTGAGGAGGACGGCGCTGGGCGGCGGGCGCTTCGGCGGCGGCTCGAGCGGTGCGTTCGGGCTGCGGGGCCGGCGCTGCGACGCCGCCATCGTCTGCTGCGGCTGCGCCGCGCACGCCGCCACGGGGGTGGTGCTGCCCTGCGtgctgctgaggaggaggaaggggagcgAGGCCGTCGAGTACCTGCTCCTCGCCGTGCACGGCTCCAACCGCTTCGAGCTCTGCTGTCGGTTCGAGTTGGACTACGAGCTGAAGGAGGACGTCAGGCTGCTCGGCGGCCCCGCGGTGCTGTGGAGGCACGCCGACAGGCTCTTCTACATCTCCCCCGGCACCAGCACGGTGCTGAGCCCGCCCGTTCAACTTTCTTCTGTGGTGTGGGCAGGGGAAATCGAAGGGGAAGGCACTGTAGTCCTAGGGGTGAGAACCGCTCGCCTGCAAGAGGGCGAAGCTGAGGATGGGCTCTCCGCTTCGGACAGAGCCATCTGGGGCACCGAGTTCTTCGGCTACGCCATCGAAGCGCAGAAAATGCTGGCCAGCACGTGCTTCATGCCCCACGCGTACAGCAGAGTGGTGTCCTCTGCCTACGTCTGTAAGAGCGAGATGCTGAAAAAGCAGCTCAGGACATCGGTGGTTGCCGTCACCCACAAGAATCAACTCATCTGGTTCCAAGACGGTCACCCTAAAGGTGTTTGCGAGCTTCCTTATGAGAAGCCGTGGTCAATAAAAACAGCTGTAACCAGTGGCAATCATTTGCTATTTATTGTGTCTTTTGCCTCTGGGAATGTGTGTGTTGTACGGAGTGAGAACTTACAG GTTGCTTCCAAGTGGCAGAAGGTGAAGTCTGTTCTGGTAGATGATTTTGTTGGCTGTGGAACTGACCaactgttgctgctttttaaggATGACTCCAGTACAGACTTGTTAAGTACATTCAAAATAACGGATTTGGGAAAAGTCAACTATGAA agtggTATTAATTACAAAGATGAtgttcctgctgcagaaggatTGCAAGAGAATGGTTTGCTTACCATCCAAGCTCTTGAAAAAAGATTACAG GCTGGTCTTTCTTCTGTTCGAGAGCTCCAGCAGCATTTAGGCCTCAAAAAGAGGGTTCTTATTGAATCATGCAGAGCATTAATAGACCTTGTTGAAGAAAGAAGCCATATTCTACCAACTgcaaaaaag gAAGGTCTTGTCTCTCTCTGGGATGATGTAGAAAATCCTCCTCATTCTCTTAGTAAAGAGGCATCATCGACATCTAAAGTTCCAGACCACTTCGTAGAGAAATTGTGGCAGCGTGTTGTGGGTGAAAGCTTGGTAGTTGGAGTAAAACTAACTGAATCGTTTTCCTT GTCACTGAGTGATGTCAGTTTATCTTTAGTGGTGGATCAAGACTTCTCTTCAATTTCTCCAATTATTGAGTGTCGGAATAAAATCATTAAGCTGAACAAAGCCTTCTCAGCATTATCTGTTTCCTCGTGTCAAATTGAGCCTCCACCGAAAAAGATGAAATTGGACTTGCATAGCAAGAATGATCTGAAAAAACAGGTTCATAAGAAATGTTCAAAGATTAATCTGGAAGGAGCGAAGACAGTCACTGCTGTTACCAGCCTTTCACCCTTATTGGCATTTCATTGTGTATGTTGTGTAGTTCTACTacatgcaaagaaacaaaaacatcagaatGATGGTttacagaagagcaaaaagatCACTTTACTCTGTGGGAAAGTTTTATTAAGTCTGGAAGATATCTCAGATGGAAAATACTCAGTAAAGATGCTAAGGGATAATAGTTACTGTACAG GTTCCATGGAAGACATACTCGCTGTCCTTGCAGCATCTATgagattttcctttcagattcAGTCTTCTGACTTCACACTAACTTCAGTAAATTCATGGTTACTTGGAGAAATGGAGTGCACACCATTTAAAGAATGCCATGACTATATGTTCTGTCATAAAACAGGAAATGTATACAGTACAGTTTTTAACTGGACCCTGAAAAGTCCATTTGAAGGAGTTCTAACGCTATTTTGCAG AAGTCTGACAgtcttgttccagtgccttcaTAGCCTCACTAAAGTTCTCCCACCAAGTTGTGATGTAAAACTCCTGAAATCTGGAAGCAAAGATGTACTTACTGAGCAGTTAGCGCTggctttggaaaaagaaatgctcacCTCGCGGACTTCTCTCTCCTCAAAAGAAAGTAAAGCTGAAAACAGTTTGACAAGGCAGAATGAGCCTGGCAAAAAAATCAGTGATGCTCCTGTGGCTTCTTTACTGGACAGTGAGGACAAAGTTCAGCAATTCAGAATGAAGCTTCAGAATGAACGGGAAGAGAGTGTGCTAAATATGAATCAAACAATGAATGGTGCCCTTTACCAGGAAATGGCTTTGAAACTAGCAGAAGCTCAGCTCAGTTCTGATATGATTGTGTGGAGACTGAACAAGTCCTAG